The Apis cerana isolate GH-2021 linkage group LG2, AcerK_1.0, whole genome shotgun sequence genomic sequence attttatcattttgttttctttatttatatattccattatCTTTCAAAGATCGAGTACAAAGATGAATTAAATCGCTAAATTCTACCTActgtttacaattttaaaagttttatcatttattgataCACAACGGTTGAAGAAATTTGAGAGTCACTAACGCTTATTGTcagtatatatacattcgtTATTGATAGGATTGTAGAAAGTGAGGAAACctaaaaggaattaaaaaattgttgcacaccagaaaagtttttcttaataaaagagTCGCATCGAAATCGGACATAGTTGCTATTATCGTAAGAAAACACTGACTGAATCGTTACACGGGTTACATTTTACCAGGTTGGTAATCATTTCTAGGCCGAAAGCATTAGTTTTACATTCGTTCAATTTCCTTGGCTTAGGTAGTTAAACTGTAGGGAGTCGAATCGTAATGCTCATTGGAAGATAGCGAATCACCCTCTGCTATCGGGTATGTACATTTTCTGCATATCCTTTTATCAAAGCTGGCCAGAGTGGGGTATAATCCAGCGTCGGTAGAATGAAATAAACGGGGGAAATTGAGAAAATCGATACGTGAAACTGCGTTTTCCGATTCAATGAAATAGCGGAAAAATGAACTATGCGAGTTTTATgcttatgaaaaagaaatctaattttttaaatttattaatttcatgcccgattattatttaatattgatcaatatatcaacataaataaaatatgaaataaaagtataaatgtattaaaaaaatatgaattcaattatatgaatacaatttaatattatattatatatagttttttaactttatttcttaaagattaaatatgtaatatagtgCTAAGATGTATAATATCATGttttaaaggaaaagaaactttatatcctttttttacataattttcaattttttctctttaatttcatatatatgtaaaataatatataaaaagtattattattattatattttatttttttgtaatcaaataaaaaaagagaaaaataaaaggaagcaattggtaaaaatgaataaaatttcatattttaattcttttaattaatattagtttcattaatataaatacgttAACGGGGAagcataatgaataataaaatgcattgcaaatattttgaaaaatcaattaatgaacatatacatgtataatatttatttgtttatttgtgaaaagataatgaaaaattataaaaatcatctttTTCGAGTGAATAAtgcatttatatgtaaaacaattataaagtaatttttatttatttaagaatattttccaatgtATTCCTTTGAACATTTTGccagattattaaatttataaaaatgataaattatacgaaatatattttaaaatattctattgtataatattttattattaacaatcttgtatataatacgtttttaattataaattttatattttataaaaaaacgacAAGTTcttgtttttcgaaaaaattaaagttattagcggaaatacgatatttataataatatttttgatgttatatttctatagatttttaataaatggaatctatttataaatatcgtatcatatataatatttaaaagcaataaaattcgttttatcAATTGTGCGTGATATtagattattcataaaattaatattttcttctgaaATTCTCAATTATTCGCAAAAGCtcattatattactattctttgtataaagatattttatatatgattaaagcagtataaaaattatgtatacacAAAGAAATGtagtatattgttttataaaatccattataattttaacttaatttcaaaattagaatttaattaaaaaaattcccaattttattttttatatttttaactatcgTATGTTCcacgaaatattttccagtaaaaaattaaatttttaatataaataatatcttcaaaaattttatttctaataatttaatattttttccatgaaATTTAGGAatgatatcttattttatattttatattatatttgattgttatataaaactttataatttaaattcagtagtcttgaataatttttatatttttaattaaatcttaataatttattttataaatgaaaccttttttttgttttaataagaattatgtataatttgctttaaaataattatatataattatatcttttatatatattttgaaattatattttaaatgtaaaatttataacgcataatttgtataaaagtatgatttatgtatctacatgtaaataaatttatttattgaatattaatgtttatttaaaaaatgggcatcattcaatataatttttaaataattaattagataattttcatttaaaatttttattatttttattatttaaaaatatgtttaatccATTCAGTCGAACAcgcttaaattttgtttatgtgttgtatacgaaagaaaatcgataaaaaatatatttttatataaaagtaaggttaatatcttttaaaagatgttatttgattttgatatcataatcgaaatatataaatttatttttcgtcacTCGAATTTagggaaaatattttgtaagtacagaaaattatcaattccCGGGATGATGtcggtaaaaattaattgagaaCCTTTATTCGCGCAGACGATCCGTATTCGGGACGCAGCTGCAAACGTTTGCGCAGCTGAAACCGCGCAGATTGTGATCACGTGTTTGATTGATATGGTGGGAAACAGAATGATCCAATTGGAGCATTACTTCTATCCCCACTTTAGGTTGCGTGAACAAAGAGACAAAGCTACTTCGTTGCGTCGACGATCGCTGCCAGTAGAAAGTCGTTGGCAGTTGGTGGGTGCGGTTGATTCGCGTGAGTCAGAGAAAAGTGCGTCAGTTAAGTTTTGCGAGAAAGTTTTTCCGCAGTTATAAGGTGAACGAAGTGAACCAACGTGATAGGAAAGAAAGTCATCGTTATTGCGATCGtttgaattttacatttcGTCGTCTTATCGATTCTCGCTGGCATCCCAGGGATCGGAGAAACGATTTCGAACGAGTTTACGATCGAAAAACATTACGATCGCAACACTTCTAACTTACGAAGGATTTATCTCGTCACATTTGCGAGATCATCCTaacgaaatcgaaaattttcgaggaaatattaaacgattaaCGCAAAGATTCGATACGTTGGAACAGTTcgtgttaaattttttccgaTATTTGCGGAAGAACTATCGAAAAActctcgatatttttcctCGCACTGGAGTGTCGACGAACGAATATTACGCGCGATCGTACGACGTGGCGGCGACGCCATTTTGTGAAGACTCCTGTGTGCGTCCCGTGAGCAACGGTCTCACTCGAGTCATAACCCTTCGAACCACGGAAAGAATAGTGTTTTCTTTCGGCCGCGTCGTCTCTCGACTGTCTCGGGAACGGAAGAagtggaggaagaagaagagtggTTTAACATCGACAAAATTTTACCATAGACCGTTCGTCCTGGGTCATATCGCATAGCAACCATGAGACTGGAAATCGTGTCAGCGGCGGATTTTTTGGTGCATTTATTGCGTCTTCAAACGGGTCAGCTGTCCGAACGTCAGCTGGAGATGTTCAAGTCCTCTTTAACAGAGGTACTACGTCATCGTTACAGGGATCACTGGTTCCCAGATCGTCCAAATCGAGGTTCTGGCTATCGTTGTATACGCATTAACGGTAAGATGGATCCTGTAATTGCACAGGCAGGTGCAAATGTTGGGTTACTACCAACAGTATTGCATAACTTGTTTCCAAGCGAGCTCACTATGTGGATTGATCCGTCGGAAGTATCGTACAGAATCGGAGAAAATGGATCGATTTGTGTCTTGTACGAGCGTACAGAGCCCGAACCGGAAGAGGCTCAACAACATCAACATCAACATCAACATCAACACCAGCACCAACATCAGCATCAACATCATcaacaacagcagcaacaacagcaacaacaattTGAAAGTTGCAAAGATTCGCTACTGTTGGAACACTCGCAATTTAGCGAGCAAATCGCCGCATTCGTTTCCAGTTGAAGCGTTTTTCGGCGCAGGTTCACCGATGCGATAAAAATCGCATCTCGCTTCATTTCCATTGGACGTGCATCACGCTCTCGGACTGATCAAAGCATATACGTTTCGTGATATGTGATCGCGTTC encodes the following:
- the LOC107999586 gene encoding protein BTG2 yields the protein MRLEIVSAADFLVHLLRLQTGQLSERQLEMFKSSLTEVLRHRYRDHWFPDRPNRGSGYRCIRINGKMDPVIAQAGANVGLLPTVLHNLFPSELTMWIDPSEVSYRIGENGSICVLYERTEPEPEEAQQHQHQHQHQHQHQHQHQHHQQQQQQQQQQFESCKDSLLLEHSQFSEQIAAFVSS